The Pseudomonas entomophila genome segment CCGCCGACGAGAGAAACTGACCGCCACCGCGCAGCGTCAGCAAGGCCTGCTCCAGCTCCGCCACCGTGGCGTTCTTGAGCAGGAAACCGTGGGCGCCGAGTTGCAGGCAATTGAGCACATGTTCCAGCTGCGAGCGTGCCGAGAACATCAGTACACGGCTGGCCGGGGCGCGGATGAACAGCTCCTGCAGGGCCTGCTGGTTGTCCAGCTCACCGCTCATGTCGAGCACCACGATGTCTGGCTTGAGCTTTTCCGCCAGGCTCACGGCGGCCATGGCATCGCCCGTGTCGCCCACCACGGCGAAGTCTTTCTTCTGCTCCAGCAGGGCGCGCAGACCGGCGCGGAAGAGGGGCGAGTCGTCGGCAAGCAGGATTCGGCAAGGCATGGATAAGGGCCTGTTTCGCAAGGGAAGGGGGCGGCAGGCCTGCTCGATCCGAAAGCGCACTGCCGCGCGAAAGCGCGATCAGTCCTTTGCTGCCGATGGGCGCGGCAGTGCCTCCCATCATAGGCGCTCGAACACCGACGGCAGTAGCGGACGCAGGGGCAGGTCCAGTTCGTGGATGCTTTCGCTGTGGCCGATCATCAACAGGCCGCCGGGGCGCAGGTGCGCCAGCAACTGCCGGAGCATGCCACCTCTGTGGCGTGGCGCCAGGCTCGACAGCAGGTTGCGCAGAAGAATGACGTCGAAGCGCTCCAGATGTTCGGGCAGCGGCCGGATCAGGTTGATCGCTTCGAAGCGCACCTGCTCGCGCAAGGCGGGCGCGACGCGCAGGCGGCCGGCCATCTCGCCGATGCCGCACAGGCAGTGGCGGGTCAACCAGCCTTCGGGAAAGTAGCGGGCCTGGGCGATGTCGTAGATGCCGGCACTGGCATGTTCCAGGCGTTGCGTGTCGAAGTCGCTGGCCAGCACTTGCCAGCCGGGCAGTTGGGCGTGCTCGGCGGCAACCATGGCCAGGCTCCAGGCTTCCTCGCCGGTGGCGCAGGCGGCGCTCCAGAGGCGTGCGGGGTGGCCAAGAGCGGGCAGCCAGCGGGCCAGCCACTCGAAATGGCGATGCTCACGGAAGAAGTAGCTGTCGCGAGCGACCAGCAGGCGCAGCAACTGATCGTGCTCCTGCGTGCCCTGCTGCTGGTCGAGCAGTGTGAGGTATTGATCGAAGGTGCTCAGGCGATGAGCTTTCAGGCGCTTGTGCAGGCGCGCAGCGACTACGGCGCGGCGGTCGTTGGCCAGGTACACGCCGGTAGCTTGCTCGACCCGCTGGCGAATGCGCGCAAAGTTGTCTTCGCTGAGCAGTGGCGGGCGCGGCATCCTTCAGGCTCCTTTGGCCTTGGCTGAACAGTTGGGGCCTGTGGTGATCGCGCGCATTCCCTGCGTCCTGTCTGGAGTTGGTGGAGGGGATGATAGCTAGTGGCTACTTGCCTCCATATCGGGGGCGCCCTTAATCCTCAGGTGTGCGCGCAAATGAAAAAGCCCTGCCGGTGAGGGCAGGGCCTTAGGTGACAAGCTTAAGCCTGGGGATCAGTCGCGCCAGTGACGCTTGTGCTTGCGGTGGCCGTAGTGGTGGCCGCGGTCATAGTAGCGGCGATCGTCGTAGTCGCGACGGTAGCGGCGTGATTCGTGGCGCTCGTCTTCGTCGGCCTTGTTGCCCATGTAGTTGCCCAGTGCGCCACCGGCGCCACCACCGGCTGCCGCGCCGATATAACTGCCGGTGGTGCCGCCCATGGAGCGACCCACCACGTTGCCGCCGGCCGCGCCCAGTGCGCCGCCGATGGCCGCTTCGCCACGCTGGCGCTTGTCGGCACCCAGGGCGCCGCCGGCCGCGCCGCCCAAGCCGGCACCAATGGCGCCGCCGGTGCTACCACCGATGGAGTTGCCCACCACGGAGCCCAGTACCCCACCCAATGCGCCGCCAATGCCGGCCTCGGTGGTGCCGCCTGCCATGGCAACGCCGCTGAGCAAGCTGAAAGACAACAACAGAATCGAGGAGTACTTCTTCATCAAGAGAGCCTCAGAGGGATGACGAGGCGGAATTTGAGGCTCGGCGAGGCGCCTGGCAATTGAAATCCGACGAGTAGCACGAGTTGTACACAATTCTCTAAGTTATTGAATTATGTATGAAACTTTCGCGTTTTTCGGCTGTCTGAGCTACTTATGACGAAGCCCTGATCCATTGCGGAACAGGGCTTTTTTTGTGGAGATTGCCCGGCTCTGTAGAAGCGGCTTCAGCCGCGATGCGGGCAATACGGTGTCTGCCACCCGCTTCGCCGGTGATCGCGGCTAAAGCCTCCTACAAACACCTTCGCGAGCGAATCAGATGATTCGCCCGTTGTCCTCCGCGCGTTCCAGCTTGATGGCGATGAACTTCGACGTCGGCGTGTGGCTGCCATCGCCGATGCTCTCCAGCGGTACCAGTGGGTTCACCTCCGGATAGTACGCCGCCGCCTGGCCTGCGGGAATGTCGAACGCCAGCAGGGTGAAGCCCTGCACCCGGCGCACATGCTCATCCCCCCACAGCGATACGATGTCGACCTTCTGCCCCGGCTGGAAGCCCAGGCGGACGATGTCCGCTTCGTTGACGAACAGCACGTCGCGCTGGCCGCGCACGCCGCGGTAGCGGTCGTCCATGCCATAGATGGTGGTGTTGTACTGATCGTGCGAGCGCATCGACTGCATGATCAGGTCCGGCACCTGGCCGCTGGCACGCACACGCGCGTCGAGCAGGCTGTCGGGCAGCAGATTGGCCTTGAAATTGGCGCGGCCGCTGGCCGTTTTCCATTGCCGGCTGCCGGCACTGTTACCCAGGTAGAAGCCGCCAGGCAGTTGCAGGCGTTCGTTGAAATCGGCGAAGCCCGGGATGGTATCGGCGATCAGGTCGCGGATGCGGTCGTAGTCGGCCACCAGCCAGTGCCAGTCCACCGGCAGCTTGCCCAGGGTGGCGGCGGCGATGCCGGCGACCACCGCTGGCTCCGAGCGCATCTGCCTGGACAGCGGTTTGAGCTGGCCGTTGGAGGCGTGGACCATGCTGAACGAGTCTTCCACCGTGACCGCCTGGGGGCCTTCACCCTGCAGGTCGATGTCGGTGCGGCCCAGGCACGGCAGGATCAGCGCCTGCTTGCCGTGGACCAGGTGGCTGCGGTTGAGCTTGGTGCTGATGTGCACGGTCAGCTCGCAGTTGCGCAGAGCCTGCGCGGTGCGCTCGGTATCCGGCGTGGCCTGGGCGAAATTGCCGCCCAGCCCGATGAATACCTTGGCCCGGCCGTCGAGCATGGCGTGGATCGCCTCGACGGTGTTATGCCCGTTGTGGCGTGGCACCGGGAAGCCGAAGCGCTTTTCGAGGGCGTCGAGCAGGAACACCGGCGGGCGTTCGTTGATGCCCATGGTGCGGTCGCCCTGCACGTTGCTGTGGCCGCGCACCGGGCACAGGCCGGCGCCTGGCACGCCCAGGTTGCCGCGCAGCAGCATCAGGTTGACGATTTCCTGGATGGTCGGCACCGAGTGGCGGTGCTGGGTGATGCCCATGGCCCAGCACATGATCACCCGCTTGCCCTTGCAGTACATGCGTGCCGACAGCTCGATGTCGGCCAGGGTCAGGCCCGATTGCGCCTGGATCTGCTCCCACGGGGTGGCATCGACCACCGCCAGGTACTCATCCACGCCATGGCCGTGCTCGGCGATGAAGGCGTGGTCGAAGATCGGCGGTTCGCCTTTGGCGTGCGCCTCGCGCTCCCATTGCAGCAGGAACTTGGCCATGCCGCGCAGCAGCGCCATGTCGCCGCCCAAGGCTGGGCGGAAGAATGCGGTGTTGGTCGGGCGGTCGGTGTTGGTCAGCATCTCCAGCGGGTTCTGCGGGTGCTGGAAACGCTCCAGGCCGCGCTCCTTGAGCGGGTTGACGCAGACCACCTGGGCGCCGCGCTTCACCGCGTCACGCAACGGGTCGAGCATGCGCGGGTGGTTGGTGCCGGGGTTCTGGCCCCAGACGAAGATCGCGTCGGCGTGCTCGAAGTCGTCGTAGGTGACCGTGCCCTTGCCCACCCCCACGCTCTGGCCCAGGGCCACGCCGCTGGCCTCGTGGCACATGTTCGAGCAGTCGGGGAAGTTGTTGGTGCCGTAGGCGCGCACGAACAGCTGGTACAGGTAGGCTGCTTCGTTGCTGGCCCGGCCGGAGGTGTAGAACTCGGCCTGGTCAGGGCTGGCCAGGTTGTTCAGGTGGCGGGCGATCAGGGCGAAGGCGGCGTCCCAGTCGATCGGCTGGTAGCGGTCGGTGGTCGGGTCGTAGACCATCGGTTCGGTCAGGCGGCCCTGGTATTCGAGCCAGTAGTCGCTCTGCTCGCGCAGCGCGCTGACGCTGTAGCGGGCGAAGAACGCCGCGTCGACGCGGCGCTTGGTGGCTTCCCAGTTCACCGCCTTGGCGCCGTTCTCGCAGAACTTGACCATGCCGCTCTCGGGCGAGTCGCCCCAGGCGCAGCCGGGGCAGTCGAAGCCGCCGTTCTGGTTGGTCTTGAGCAGGGCGCGGATGTTCTTCAGGGCGTTGTCGCTGCCCACCCAGGCCTTGGCCACGCTGCGCAGCGCGCCCCAACCACCGGCGGGGCCGGGGTAGGGTTTGTAGCGGGGGGAAGAGGCGGGGGCGTTGTCTGGCAGTTTTTCGTAGGAGGTCACGGCTGTTGCTACTCCGCCGCTGGGCTGAACACCCGCGGTGCGCTGTGTTTGGGCAGATGGATGAGGTTGAGGTTGTGCTTGCGCGCCCATTGCAGGGCAAGGCCTGTGGGTGCGGAGAGGCTGACCAGGGTCTGGATGCCGGCGCGCAGGACTTTCTGGATCAGTTCCAGGCTGCAGCGGCTGGTGACGATGGCCAGGCCGCCGCTGGTGTCGATGCGCTGGCGCAGCAGGGCGCCGATCAGCTTGTCCAGGGCGTTGTGCCGGCCGATGTCCTCGCGGCCCAGCAGCAGCTGGCCGTCGTGGTCCATGAACAGCGCCGCGTGCACCGCGCCGCAATGCTGGCCCAACGGCTGGAAGGCATCGATGCGCTGGCGCAGGTCCTTGAGCCAGTGCGCGGGCGGCAGGGGCGCGCCGGGCAGCACGTCGAGCTCGGGCAGCGCCTGCTCCAGGGCCTCGACGCCGCATAGGC includes the following:
- a CDS encoding response regulator — translated: MPCRILLADDSPLFRAGLRALLEQKKDFAVVGDTGDAMAAVSLAEKLKPDIVVLDMSGELDNQQALQELFIRAPASRVLMFSARSQLEHVLNCLQLGAHGFLLKNATVAELEQALLTLRGGGQFLSSAVLPMVIGQALRHSRKRTSAPPQAPLTKRQLEILRLIARGETTRSIADGLGLSIKTVEAHRSQIMHRLQIHDVPGLVLFAVREGIIRVND
- a CDS encoding CheR family methyltransferase, with product MPRPPLLSEDNFARIRQRVEQATGVYLANDRRAVVAARLHKRLKAHRLSTFDQYLTLLDQQQGTQEHDQLLRLLVARDSYFFREHRHFEWLARWLPALGHPARLWSAACATGEEAWSLAMVAAEHAQLPGWQVLASDFDTQRLEHASAGIYDIAQARYFPEGWLTRHCLCGIGEMAGRLRVAPALREQVRFEAINLIRPLPEHLERFDVILLRNLLSSLAPRHRGGMLRQLLAHLRPGGLLMIGHSESIHELDLPLRPLLPSVFERL
- a CDS encoding glycine zipper domain-containing protein, translated to MKKYSSILLLSFSLLSGVAMAGGTTEAGIGGALGGVLGSVVGNSIGGSTGGAIGAGLGGAAGGALGADKRQRGEAAIGGALGAAGGNVVGRSMGGTTGSYIGAAAGGGAGGALGNYMGNKADEDERHESRRYRRDYDDRRYYDRGHHYGHRKHKRHWRD
- a CDS encoding FdhF/YdeP family oxidoreductase, giving the protein MTSYEKLPDNAPASSPRYKPYPGPAGGWGALRSVAKAWVGSDNALKNIRALLKTNQNGGFDCPGCAWGDSPESGMVKFCENGAKAVNWEATKRRVDAAFFARYSVSALREQSDYWLEYQGRLTEPMVYDPTTDRYQPIDWDAAFALIARHLNNLASPDQAEFYTSGRASNEAAYLYQLFVRAYGTNNFPDCSNMCHEASGVALGQSVGVGKGTVTYDDFEHADAIFVWGQNPGTNHPRMLDPLRDAVKRGAQVVCVNPLKERGLERFQHPQNPLEMLTNTDRPTNTAFFRPALGGDMALLRGMAKFLLQWEREAHAKGEPPIFDHAFIAEHGHGVDEYLAVVDATPWEQIQAQSGLTLADIELSARMYCKGKRVIMCWAMGITQHRHSVPTIQEIVNLMLLRGNLGVPGAGLCPVRGHSNVQGDRTMGINERPPVFLLDALEKRFGFPVPRHNGHNTVEAIHAMLDGRAKVFIGLGGNFAQATPDTERTAQALRNCELTVHISTKLNRSHLVHGKQALILPCLGRTDIDLQGEGPQAVTVEDSFSMVHASNGQLKPLSRQMRSEPAVVAGIAAATLGKLPVDWHWLVADYDRIRDLIADTIPGFADFNERLQLPGGFYLGNSAGSRQWKTASGRANFKANLLPDSLLDARVRASGQVPDLIMQSMRSHDQYNTTIYGMDDRYRGVRGQRDVLFVNEADIVRLGFQPGQKVDIVSLWGDEHVRRVQGFTLLAFDIPAGQAAAYYPEVNPLVPLESIGDGSHTPTSKFIAIKLERAEDNGRII
- the fdhD gene encoding formate dehydrogenase accessory sulfurtransferase FdhD; the encoded protein is MNSKPPVCAASMPLALPAASNTYDYVQLSDAAHDTTPLAEEVALAIVYNGLNQAVMLVSPTDLEDFAVGFSVGSGIVTGTDEIYDVKLSGSGSALYADLEISSRAFWNLKNQRRQLAGTSGCGLCGVEALEQALPELDVLPGAPLPPAHWLKDLRQRIDAFQPLGQHCGAVHAALFMDHDGQLLLGREDIGRHNALDKLIGALLRQRIDTSGGLAIVTSRCSLELIQKVLRAGIQTLVSLSAPTGLALQWARKHNLNLIHLPKHSAPRVFSPAAE